The window AGATATTTTGAGGGGGGTGATGCTAGACTACATAAAGTATTTTGGGATGGAAATACAACATGGTGCAGTTGTAAAAATTTTGAGTTTTGGGGTATTATTTGTCGTCATATATTACGAGTATTCATCCATAATGATTGTTTTAAGATTCCACCCTTTTATTTACTTACACGGTGGCGTTACGATGCATTGCAAGCAACTAGTAGTACCGAAGAAGTGGATGATGATTTATTGTCGGAAGAAGAACATATTCCTATAGACAGTGCACTTGGAGATGGAGATAATAACGTGTCGTGCCCTCCCCAATCAAAGACAAAAGGGCGTCCTAAAAAAAGCGTGAGAGAGGTGGAAAAGAAttaggaaagaaacagactaaAAGTTGTTCCATATGCAAATAATCTGGTCACACTAAATCTACTTGTCCTaataaggaaaatatttttaccTTCAATGCTATGGATGAGGGTGTTTCATATACCTCACAAAAGAAGCAAAAGAAAACTGCGGTTGACTTGGGACTAAATCCTATCTTTACTTTGAAGTTTTAGGTAATATatgcatatttatttattttaattttatagttCAATTCACTTATTTATCCTTACTTACTTATATATTATTACTGACAGGTGGTACGTTATTTTGGATATTGGCAGACGATTCAAATGGCTAAGAGGATGTTTAGcaatgatttaatattttttggaCTATTATTATAGATCTTAGACATTTAAATTTCTGAGTAGATTGTAAGTTGATATTAGTTAAGTTTATTATAAATTGACATTAAAAATGCATTAATTAAGGTTTTTTTAAAAGTAAAAGAAACAATCAGGTCTAATGCATTATTTAGTTGATATTATacatattattttcttagtaaTATTATGGTGgattttcctcaaaaaaaaaaaaaagaaaaaaaagaaagtaatattatAGTGGGAGTCTATAAATAATGAGAATATGTCCAGGATTAGTAAAAGAGCATCACGTCTAAATAGCATTAAATTGCTATTATGTTTAGTTTTTTTCAATGCAATTAAATAAGGCTGCTAATAtcaataaactaaaaattaGTTTAAAATATTCTTGGCATTAAATGCTTATATGCAGCCctaagggttgcatatattaAAACCGTTTTTTTAAATCTCTACGTGttaagttttaatttgatataaaTGAGGATACCTCGTGACAGTCAATATGGATATGCCATCGACTTTTCAATGGGGGTGGAAGACTGTTTTCAAAAGCGGGGAAGGAAGTTTTCCTTAAATCCGTGGCTCAGGCGATACCGTCATACTGTATGAGTTTATTTTGTCTTCTCTGTATCGTTATGTGAAGAGCTACAACGGATGATGAACTCGTTCTGGTGGGGTTTGACAAGTGTTAAAAACGTATCCATTGGGCTGCCTAAGATCGCTTATGTCTTCGGAAGGAGTATGGAGGGGTTGGTTTCCGTCACCTTGAACCCTTTAATAGGGCGCTACTCGGTAAACAAGCATGGAATCTAGTGACGAATAATAATGCTCTTGTGATAAGGGTACttaaagttaaatattatcCCATGGGGAGTTTCTGGTCGACTAATATGGGTAATAACCCAATCCTAGTATGGAGGAGCATCTTTGATTATAGGGAAGTTCTTGAGGAAGTATGTCGCTAGAGAGTGAGAAGTAACGAGTCCATTAATGTGTGACAATCACCATGGATTTCGGGTCGTGAGACTTTTCGATCGGCCTTATCTGTTTCGACTAGACGGGAGGGGCTAATGATGGACGTGTTGATGTGTAGTGACAGGGAGATGTGCAGGTATTGGAGGATCTGATGTCAACGGATGATGTTTGGAACATCTTGGCGATCCTAATCTGTAACAGATGGGCTGTTGACTGGCTGATCTTGCATTTTGAGAAGAGTGGTGTCTATGCTGTCTGCTCGGGCTATCGACTCGCCTTTGGCCAGCAGTTTGGTCGTAACTCATGTATACCGACGGGGGAATGGAGTACGATCTGGTCGCTTAACATTCAAAGTGTTTATCTGGCGTTTGTGTTCCGGGTTTCTCGCTCTTCGAGAAGTTTTGCTGCTGAAGGGTCTTACTGTGCCTAATGTGTGTGGGACTGTAGGTGAGCACGGGATGCACGTGTTCGTGGATTGTCCGAGTGCGGTCGATTGTTGGGGTGTCGTCTCTGCCGATGTTGGTTTTAATTCATGCGGATAATATGGCTGATTGGGTCTCGAAACAGTTTCAATTTGCAAGTGATGGTGGGACGAAAGAGCTACTCTGTACGGTGCTGTGGAACATTTGGCAGCAGCATAATAATCTTCAAGGTATATCTGTTTCTGATTACTCTTTTCCTAACATGTAGGTCCTCTAAATGGAGACCAATTCCGTTAGGTAGTGAAGATGAAAGCCCCCCCAATACATCCCTACAAAGGAGGTGTCTGAACTCCATTTCCGCTTCCCTCTTTATTTCCCATTCAAACCTCTAAgggtaataataaaaaatgaattagatTAAGCTTATTAAGACTTTAACAGTACATATGATACCAAGggtaataatatataatttattcctATTCTTAGTTTTGGTTTAGGACCAAGATTTATCACCCAAATGTTAGTCCTACAAGTAGAGATGACAACAGGTAGGGTACCCGCTggtagtgccaatcccaaacccttacccgtttattttttaattacccgtatccatcccattaccctaacagaTATACtttttttgcatcccatacctgtcccatttaattcacgggtacccttacccgttaagaatcaataaataaaacaaaaaatattacaaatttaacaaaatataaatttaataaaccatccatctaaaaattgaacaaattgaaccttaatcaagaagaataaagtagcttagtggtattaCTCGATGGTTGAAGAACAAACGGATGaggttcaaatctcacatttatataaaaaaaaacaataatattttttaatatataaaagagttatgacgggtaacgggtactaGGTACCTCAaagggtattcccatacccgtccctttaccctaacgggtaatggttcatacccgtcccatatccttttatacagggtacgtgtagtcccattagggtcggtaGTGCCGGGTACCTGCGGGTAtagtacccgttgccatccttACCTATAGGGTTAATCTCTCTTAGCAAGCTAAACTCTTGCCCTACATATCCCACTTCCACGGTTAGATTTGCCCTTAATATTTATCTATTTCTTTGCTAGACAATTATCCGCATTAAAATTTACTACATTCACCAAACCCAATTCATAAAAGTCTCAACTCTGAAAGATCAAAATACTCTTTAATCAATCTTTTCATGTAGATAAaacattattaaaaattatgtatatatatatatatatatataggtgagTTTATATGGACTGTACTTGTGATTCGATTTTTAAGCCCGAACCCAATCCGGTCCGAGCCATCTTAAATTTATAGCGGGCTGGACTGAGTACTTTTACATAAAAGTCTGATAGACCCGGCTCTACCCGACCCATGGCCATATTGCTCAATCtggaacataaattataaatgaatcaattcttAAAACTTTATAAGTTCAAGGCTTAATTATAGATTTGGCCTTTTACTtaagcctttgtttgggagttcgGAGATTAATAGAGGTTAGAGCTAACGGAAGTAATGGAAAGTGAAGGGAAATTATgaaaaagaaaagtaaaaattaaccttatttaaaaatttatagaatgtaaatgaggttaaatgtttaatttcatttgaaagtttaaatataaaagggaaaaaatgttaaatttattctgggaaagagaaaaaaaaaaagaaaacaaaaaaaactttgGGTTACACCTCTTCGCCTCGAATTTGAAAGTGGAAACACTCAACTTTCCTTAACCTTTATTTACCGTCCAAAATTACCCTCGAAAAAACAACTCCCTTATTAACCCTATTATTTTTCCTGGTGCGCCCATTTCTCCTCTCACGTTAGACGATCTTCAGTATCTTTGGGGCATTTTGCATTCCCTGTCTTCTTTGGGGTACAGTTGCTGAGCtatttcctcttcttcctcgATTTGCATTTTTCAGATACTTTGCTGCCATTGTAGATCTTCCTATAGCGCTTTTTTGCTTTCTGTTCTTTCGGAGCTATTTCCTATTTCCCCCTTTCACTTAGCAGTTTTCAGGTAAATTAAGGTGTATTTTTACTATCTTTACATTGGTTTTGTTCGGATTTTGCTCTATAAAGGTGTTTCCAATTCTGGTTATGTCTTTTTTTTgagtttttgtttgtttgtgttcTGATTTTTGAATCCAGGTATTTGCGTCCTTCATAATCAATTAGCTATTATTTTCTTACTTCTGTATGATTTCCATTAGACCACTCTTTGGTATCTTTTTGCATGGTAATATTGTATCTTATGTTAGATCATGGTTGCTGTTTATTAATCATGAACTCGGTTAGTGCCATATTCAATTAACGATAATTGACAATAAAAGTCCATTTACTTTTAAAATGCTCTTTTGGACTACTGAACAGAATTTTTGTTGATTACTTCTCTCagttgcttttttttttctctcaaataGATCATACATAAATTGCTTCATTCCCATTACTGAAGACTATAGAAAGAATAAGATGTTGTAGTCCTGTGTTGCTAATTGATATGGTTAATGGATGCAGATGATGTTTGTTCTTAATGTCATTTGTTAAAAAGAAGTATTAGTTTCGAACCAAGTCCTGGAGCCTTATTAAATTAATAGGGTTTAAAATTTGAagttacattttatttttaaaagcCTAATGGAAGTCAAGTTAAGTACTCTTGTCagttatattttaaattaagcTAGCTTCACGGCCAATGCTCAAGACTAGAAGAATAAGATGCTGTGGTTCTCTATTGCTGATTGATATGGTCATGGTTCCAGATGTTAGTTTATTATTTGCTATCTTCTCTTTCAAAGTCACGGGAATTCTCTAAATGCTCTTGTTTATGTAGTTTTCATGGTAGATTTAGATGTTCTCTTAGTTCATACTGGTGTACGCAGGCAGTTACCAGTTCTGCAGATATGATGCACTTAGCAGTTACAAGTTTGCTCGCAGCACTAGGGGGATGCCATCTATCTCATTAGGAGGTTTCCCTAATTCAAACTAAGTgtcacaacaacaacaacaacaacaacaaagccttagtcccgaaatgattcggggtcggctaacatgaaccatcatataaaaccgtgaaaatcaagtcgtgtcagcgacacagattcgctccctccactccgtcctatccactaccatattttcctcaattcccaataaactcatatcactctcgatcaccctcctccaagtttgcttaggtcttcccctacccctcaccactacatccctttgccactcttcggttctcctaaccggcgcatcaagcgctctacgtctcacatggccaaaccaccttagtcggttttctctcattttattctcaatagatgtagaAATTACTATTCTTCTGTAAATCAAGAGATCAAGTTTATTTTCCaagtgtcagatattaatatgaatattaggccgtatgttgagatggatgtgtggtcacacgagaaaggaccgggtgcgtaatgaaataattaggacaaaagtaggggtcacatctattgagaataaaatgagagaaaaccgactaaggtggtttggccatgtgagacgtagagcgcttgatgcgccggttaggagaaccgaagagtggcaaagggatgtagtggtgaggggtaggggaagacctaagcaaacttggaggagggtgatcaagagtgatatgagtttattgggaattgaggaaaatatggtagtggataggacggagtggagggagcgaatctgtgtcgctgacacgacttgattttcacggttttatatgatggttcatgttagccgaccccgaatcatttcgggactaaggctttgttgttgttgttgttgttgttggttcCACCATGACATCAAGATACAGCTGAGAGTGTTTCTTGTTGCACAAAATATCGTggctttatttttattattgttttaaagAATTGTTGCTTGTTTTGTCCAAAGATTTAGGTGTTTATGCTTTTGCATCTGATATGAAGGAATTTCTTGCATTATTGGCGCAAAtttaaacgttgttgtcgtttGAGTGAGAGCTcatgggttcgagtcttaggagcggcctcttgccaaaaaattggcaggtgaaggcttgcccccaatacacccttgtggtgggacccctccccggacccttgcTTAgcgcggggacgcgtagtgcaccagGCCGACcttttattgttgttattattattattattttttctgttCTGCCAGTTGTTTAGCACAAAAAATCTGCATGTGCTTTTAGTTTACAGCCTCAGAAGTGCTTTTTTCACCAGTTTTGTTCAGTAGCCACCCATGGTTTTCTTAATTAAGAGTTGAATATGATTGTAATATAGCTGTAGATGATATTCAGTTAGTAGGGATCTTGGTTCAAGTTTACACAATGCTACATATATCATTGAAATGAAAACCAGTTTGGAATGTGTTAGCCTTAGATATACATCTTGTAGATTTTGCATTTTGTGAAGCTTTTAGTAGAAACCCTTTTAATAACTTTTTGCTGAAAGAGTTGCTAGCTGGAAGTTCATTTTCTTTCAGCATTCTTGGATAATATTTGCTGAGTCTCCGAAAAAGTTGTTCTATGGAAACAGTTGTGCATTGCTTTACTTTGACTTCAGTTGGTTCCTAAAGGTTCCTCTTTGCCTATTAACATATTTCTGGGGGAATTTACTGAGTTCTTGTTTACTTATTTTGCTGTTCTAACTGGGAATTTACATCTCCTCgctttttaaatatttttatattattttatgagaaaatgaaaatatattaagttttGTTGAATTACAAATGGAGTTTCCTTGCAGTTTTGTTTATGAATGGTATACTGTAGTGTAGATTTATTATTGATTGAAAGCTTATGATTACATTGATTGTTTGCAGCTATGGTATGGGTGAATTGAATTtatgaagaaaagaaaaggttgGTCTTTCAAAGGATCTGGAATAAGTGAATGGAAAGTCTGAATAGACAGACATAGGCCATAGAAAGATTATTCTCTTTTGCGAGTTGGTTTCCTTTGCATAGAGCCCTTCCAAGGTTCACCTGGAGAAACCTCACAAAACCAAATTTGTCAAAATGAAGAGAAAAAAATGGTCTGAACTTGAAGAGCAAACCCTTTTAACTAAATATGCTGATCTCCTCACCTCAGGCACCCTATCTAAGCTCAAAACCAGGGAGAAAAAGTTTCGGCCCATTGCGGACCATGTCAACTCAGTGCACCATCTCCAAGATCCTGTCAACTTCCCATTCAAGTGGTCATGGCGTGATGTGTCTATTAAAGTGCAGAACATGAGGCACCAGTACTTGGGTGTGAAGCAGAAGATCAGAATCTCCAATGATGAATTCAATTGGAAAGATGGGGAGAACCACTGGGAGAATTTCTTGAAGTACAAGGAAGTTTTTGGGGATGTGGAGCTTGAAGTTAAGAGCAAAAAATTGAGCGACAGTTGTGGTGGTGATTTGTTTAAGGACTGTGGGGATCTGGGGTTCGGAATTGATAGTGAGGATTtagatgaagaagaggaggaagatggTGAAGAAGGAGATAATGGTATTGATGATAATGTTAATGGCGCTGTTGAAGAGGAAGGTGAATTTGTGGGAGAGAAAGGAAACGGTGAGATGGTTATTCCTAGAAAGGCTAAAGTGAAGAAGGTTTCTGGAGGAAATAGGAGATTGGGACTGCTTGGTGCCCAAGTGTTGGATTTAAGGGATGTCATGGTCCGGAGAGAGGAGAAAAGAAGAGAACATGATTTTAATAGAGAAAAATGTATGCTAAAGAGCGAAGAGAAGAGGGGAGATTTAGAGCTTAGAAGAGAAACACTACGAAATGAGAGAGAGGAGAGATTGGAGAATTGGGAAATGGAGATGGAAGAGAGGGAATTAATATGGGGTAGAAAGGAATTGGAAAGACATTCAAGGTTAGAGAGGGAATTGGAGgatgagaggaaaaagagaaggaTAATGGAGGAGACgagggaggaggaagagatGGAATGGAGGGAGAGGATGATGGTTATGCAGGTTGAACATGAGAAGGCGATGATGCAAATACATGCCGATGCATGCCAGAATCAAATGCAGATCCTGGGACTAATGGCTAGGTTTATGTGTCAGTTTTTTGGAGCAAATGATGCATTGGGTGGTGGGTTAGGGGGTCTTCCCCCTCAAGTATTGCAGAATTTGCAGCACCCTGGAGGCCTGGGTGATAACGGGAAGCCAGATGTCAATTCGCCTTCTGAATTCCTATAGGttatttgaatataaaaatCCATTAACGTATATTACATAAGTTACTTGATTATGGACTATTAGTCTGTTCATGATATATGTTGTTAAAATGTAATTACTTTTGGTGGGCTTTGGTGCATTCTATGTGAGCCCATCCTTGCATTATGTAAATTTTTAGATTTActtatttttgtcataaatgATTGTACAAATTACGGTTTGATGTGCTGGCCTGCTGCCATTACATACAAATGGAATTGCAGCTGCAGTGGCCTCGGAGGCAGGCTAATACCACTGGTGATTGAAGTAGTATTTTGGAGAATGCTGGTCCTGAAGTGATGGCTGTGTTGCCAAGATCAGTCCTGAAGCCTATCTTGACAAAGTTTGCAATTCTTAGTTGTGGAATCTCCACAGGTTTGAAGAAAATTTCgactcttttctcttttgtaCACGATATTGATATCAATAAAAGTTCTGATAGGGACTTATTCCTTGAAGGTCCTGGTGCCTCTTTAAATGATGCAAAACCAAAAATGGGTCAATCTGTTGCAATTTTTGGCTTAGATGCTGTTAGGTGTGCTATAATTTTGCTTCCTCATTTGACTTTTGTGGCAACAGTGAGACTCTTCAGAACTTATTCTTACATGCTGTCTCTTTAATTACTTTAGGCTGTTGAAGGGGCTAGGGAATTAGGGGCTTCAAGGGTTGTTAATGTCAATTTGATTTGAATCCCAGCCATTTTGAAGAAAAAACACTTGTATTAAAAATTAGCTGCAGTAACTAACAACAGAGGACTtgcttttcatttttattttcattttttcagaCCTTAATTCTAGCTGCAGTTAATTGATAACGGTTTAAATTTGTCTATTTTTCTGGCAGCCAAAAAGTTTACTGTTACTGAGTTGATAGCTTCACGAAATATGATAAGCTTGCTAAACAGGTGCGTTCTGAGGTGTGTTGCAATATTTTCTTCTTAATTGATTATAACTTCGTTTCACATGCTGCGTTTTAAAATAAGATGGCTATGCTGAGTATTCCCATTAACAATAACATTTTTATCTCTGTGGTTTGTGGAGTATTTTCTTGTctatattttgtttatttgatttcatTCTGTGTTGTCTCTAGTGCAGAGAGTTCAAAATATGATCCGGGATAAGTCTGTTATTCTTTTGAAATTTTGATGGTAGAGAATGAAGTGTCTACTAGTGGGTTTCCCAAATAAGGACGAGGAGAAGTCATTGTATGTATGAATGTGGTGAATGAGAGAATTCTTAAGGGAACCAACCTTGTTTAGCAAATTGATCTCCCTTCTATTGTGGTATTTTATATGCATCAAGATGGTTTGCCAAattataatgataaaaatagTTGTCTAATTTTATTCTGTTGCAGGAGCAGGAGCTAGAAGTTGAGAAATTAAGCACTCCCATCGGAGATTAACAAAGCATTTGATTACATTATTCTCCCATTAATATATTGGATCTGTTTGGTGGCAAGCAACAGTTTTGGATAACGATAATGTTTGCTTCTATTAGTAAACGTCTTTTTTCATCTCGTGATAATCATGCCccgttgttttatttttttattgtatgcTCAACTCAAATATGGTAATGTCTATTGGATTAAGTACTTGTTTGGTTCTAGTTTGGTCATTGGTCATTAATTAGTTCATATCAATCATTTTCACCCAGTCTCTACTTTTTATGCATGCACAAGTCCAGTGCATTTGTATCCATTTAATTGGATATCCGTAAGTAACTATAATCAGTTGTAATGTCTACATCAAATTCAGAAAATGATTAAGCgcattttattttatagttaAAGTGGAGTTCACTGTATCCGGTTTTGAGCTTTCAACTCCAGAGATGGTGGTGATAATATATCTCCTTTGTTGAGAGTTCAAATTttcttaataataaatatttgaaATTGTGGAAAATAATAATAGACATGAGGAACATAACTTATAACTTGAAAAGTTGTATATAAATAGTGGCCAGACTAATGTTCCAACCAATGAAAATAAAGTAATTGGTATTAAAAAGTGAACCTGGATGACTAAAAATTTATGAGAATAATTGTCATTTTGAAATAGAAATTGGAGTGGGTTTGGTTTCTCAAGACATGATCATCGCGGTTCACATGATGTCAGAAAAGAAAATGTATAATGTATATTGCTccaaatcataaattataatcgTGGCCGTGGGCAATAACAACAGACAAAATTGCGGTTCCAAGTAATACTACACTTCAACCCCTTAATCACCCTTACCTCGTGCCATTCGACTCCATCAAACCTCTATTTCCACGTGGCATGAGTGACTAGCTTGGACATCCAactttttctcttatttttgaaaattttcccATTACCTACTTGTGGCAGGGTAAGGCAAGTGCGTCTTgcaaaacaaagacaaagacAAGAACTTGGACGATTAAGTTAATTCTGATCTAAAGATGAGATGAAAAGATAGTAATTCAAGACAGATAAATGACTATAAGAGTTGTAAAGTAAAGTGTTCATTTTGAAAGGAGTTTGGACCTTTTGTATAGGAACGAGAATTTCTAACCTCAATAGTAAGAAATTGACTATGTATTAAACTAGGAAAGAATCCTATAAACTTAAGGGTATTGCTAAATATCGCAACCAAATTCGTTATCACCGCACCCATTAGATAATTTTGCCTTTGACATAATACTTTTTCGAAAttaggaatttttttttgagagaaaattcaaaatttagcctaaacggatgcggcataccgttcgacccatggcggcaacggatgccgcatccgttcccaccatgggtcgagcggtatgccgcatccgttctcGCCATGGGTCGAACGGTATGCCACATCCGTTCTCGCCATGGGTCGAACGATATGCCGCATCCGTTAGCGGtacgccgcatccgttcccaccatgggtcgAACAGTATGCCGCAttcgtttaggccaaattttgaaatatgcaaaatcgtaaaattttagtgacgaaaaatattaaatcattcaattttttatgacgaaaaatgaaaaattctcctattttttgtgacgaaaaatgtaaaatcgttatgaaaaatatgtattatttgttggtcccgtgtgattagttccaagggggggggggttaggaactaatataactttttcgctaattaatcttgctgacttagttattttagTAAGTTTAACagctcagctttggtcagcttgggtgAGCTTAgagtaagacagctttagtcagatgctgactaagactgttttacttgagagaTGTGAATTGACTCTCTTGTAGTcggtttccaactcagcacttcgATTTACTCCGTGTTTGTttcaaacagtttatatgctgagcaAATGCAACAATCAATACAagcacacacacatatatatatatatatatatatatatatatatttgagagagttagaaattactcagtatcacttatcctagttcggcctctctgcctacgtccagtccccagaatccttcggGCTTTtaaaatccaatactgagctctttaaaggtagagcacaaaccgattacaggcagttgaatatgcaagagtaccgtcctctattcttctactcaactcctactaagcaccacagggtacttagatttctctaccactgaatgtttacaaccaaacactcagcacaacactctcaatatttcaattgatacaatttgttctCTTTCAGAGggagaacactttagatgattacagagaaTCAAACTaacatttacacaggaatagaaaatgagtgtaagatctttttcttattttgaagtgcttgaacttgtatttttctctcttgtatttttctttttgtactacGACAATAATCCAAGAGGTttaattgtctttatatagaagAAGACCTGTAGGAggatcatttgaaatgatttaaccgttgattccaaaacggctcttttgggagacaaattctggtcagcttcagatattgcaggccaatcctatcctctgaaTTCTTCaaacgtcaggcttgtcttgttCCTGCAGACTTCGTCTTTTTgcggcagttgtcttttagtaataatccattgacccatacatctcggaatatGTCTATTACGTATTtccgaggattcaattattggtgcagatggtttgcaaaacttgtcttctagtgaacggttctctcatgctgtcctgaggATTTACTCGTCCTCTTCTTTATACGCTGTCTTCGTTTGTTGTTAactcttatgctgagttccctttttggtcagttttgttttgcaCGACAACTAGTAAGAGAGCTtttgatgctgagttccattccacttaGCTTTGTTGAACTTCAGGCTTTTATTCTTTGGTACTGAGTTCAATTCTACGCACCTTGTCCtttgatctcatgctgactttgtcctgtctttctttttatattttttgttttatactcaacatttaacaaacagattagtacaatcaaagcacttaaattttgttgttccttaatcatggatgattttgtcaaatcaaaatcttgtggaacggtgtttcaacaaactcccccattttgatgttggcaaaatacataattatggaactcagttttgaaattccccatgattgaattatttttcatatttctgaaattactcccctgtaagggttgcatctaatGTCCTAACTTCCAAGATTTAAACGAATGAACTCAAGACATTGCTTTCACTGACTTAGTTTGATTCAAGACTGTCCAAGCTCTTCTCTAGATCAGTTTTTCAGAAATGATTAAATACTCAGTTTGATGCACAGATTGTTTTGGTATTTTATCGTacactgagtatgt of the Euphorbia lathyris chromosome 7, ddEupLath1.1, whole genome shotgun sequence genome contains:
- the LOC136235683 gene encoding stress response protein NST1-like, which gives rise to MKRKKWSELEEQTLLTKYADLLTSGTLSKLKTREKKFRPIADHVNSVHHLQDPVNFPFKWSWRDVSIKVQNMRHQYLGVKQKIRISNDEFNWKDGENHWENFLKYKEVFGDVELEVKSKKLSDSCGGDLFKDCGDLGFGIDSEDLDEEEEEDGEEGDNGIDDNVNGAVEEEGEFVGEKGNGEMVIPRKAKVKKVSGGNRRLGLLGAQVLDLRDVMVRREEKRREHDFNREKCMLKSEEKRGDLELRRETLRNEREERLENWEMEMEERELIWGRKELERHSRLERELEDERKKRRIMEETREEEEMEWRERMMVMQVEHEKAMMQIHADACQNQMQILGLMARFMCQFFGANDALGGGLGGLPPQVLQNLQHPGGLGDNGKPDVNSPSEFL